From the genome of Pelosinus fermentans DSM 17108:
ATTGCCGTAAAACCGCCTCAATTTCGCCGAGCTCAATGCGGTATCCTCTTAATTTCACCTGCTGATCGGCTCTGCCGAGAAATTCAAGAATGCCATCAGACCAATAGCGTGCCAGATCGCCTGTACGATACCAGCGATTCTCCCCTGTATTAATAAAACTCTTTGAAGTTAATTCGGAATTTCCGAGATAGCCGCGGGCAACCCCCATACCGCCAATCCACAGCTCACCGGTCACCATATCCGGACAATCACGGCCGAACCGGTCCACAACACGAAAACATTGGTTGGTCAAAGGCGCTCCGTAGGGAATCGAACTCCATGAAGGATCAACGGATGTAACTTCGAAGTAATTCGACCAAATGGAAGCTTCGGTCGCTCCTCCAAGAGCAATAAAGCGGCAGTCCTGGGATTTTTTTATTAAGCGGTCATGCAAATCAAGCCCGACCCAATCGCCGGAAACAAGAGCAAGACGCAACGAAGGCAATAAACCATACTCGCCGGCAGCAATCATCAACATATCTAAGAGCGCCGGTACAGAATTCCAGACTGTCACATTCATTCTACGGATGAGTTCAAGCCAAACGAGCGCTTCCCGTCCGGTGCTTTCATTAAGCAATACAATCCCGCCTCCGGCTGAAAGAAGACCAAACAAATCATAAACGGAAAGATCGAAGTCCAGAGCCGAAACGGCAAGAACTCTGTCGGATGCACTGACCGAAAATCGGGTATTTATATCCAGAATCGTATTATAAGCAGCTCTGTGAGGTATCTGCACACCTTTCGGCTCTCCTGTCGATCCCGAAGTGAAGATTACATACGCTAGAGCATCAGTATTGACAGAAACGGGGCGCGGCAGAGGAGAAACTTTATCCGCTTCATCTGTCATGATCACGGTAAGTTTCTCCTCAGTAGATAAGACGGCAAATTCTGTCTTATCCGTTACCAAGCGGCTGATTCCGCCTATCCGGTATATTCTGTCCCGGCGCCCTGCGGGCTGGTTCACGCCAATCGGAACATATACTGCACCTGCAGCCAGTACGGCCAACACAGCAATAACCTGATTCGGCCCCCGCGGCAGGGTAACAGCGACAGCCTCTCCCTGTTGAACACCTTTTTCGCTAAGAAGTGCAGCCAAACGCAGAGCTTTGTCGGCTAGTTCACCGTAAGTCATCATCCGGTCAATTCCGTTCTCATCCCACAGCAAAGCCTCCTTTTCGGGGTTCTCCTGTGCATGAATAAAAAATTCCTGATGAATTAATTTTTCTTTAACTGGGACAAACGTGGCATTTACTTTCTCACGTACCGCCCGCTGCAACTCGGGAAGAAAATCCGGCGCCTGCTTTGCCCAGGCTTTTTCGGATGACCAGTTCAACAGACAGATGTACACTTCAAACATGGCATCGGGCAAATTCAGCGGAAAAAGTTCTGCAAGTACATCCCAAGTAATCCCGATTTCTTCATCGTGCTCAGAAACATGGCAATGCAGGCAAACCTGCGGCATACGCATCTCCTGTGGGTGATGTTCATCACATACAGAACCACTTGCATTGTTAACCATATTTTCGTCTGTTCCGGCAGAATCATGAAACGCTGGCAGTACGCCGGAAAAGACAACGACTACTTGCCGATCATCCTGACCAGAATCTTTTGCAATATTCGGAAAAATAGACGAAACAGTTGCCGGGCATCGGTTTACCGAATCCGCGAGCTGAAGTTCTGTTCTGCGGCATATTTCAATCCGGTTCTCATCCCGTACGGGTTTGAATACTACGGGAATTGCCGGCTGTGAAGCCATCCTGTTAAACAAGTCCTCCGGAGTAGCATGTCCGCTGGAATCATTCAGTAGAATTACTGTCATTTCCGAACCCGAACTCCATCTGCCCAGCACTTCGCCAAAGGCTGATAGTAACACCGACAGAGATGAAAAGCCATGTGCAAGTGCGGAAGCCTGCAGCTTATTCCACTTATCTCTGCCAATTTCGTATTCCCTGCGAATGAGAAACCGTTTATCGGTTACCGTAGCAGTACTGGACTGGAACGGCAATTGCGGTGGCGGAGGGAAGATTTCAGAATTCTTCTTACCAATTTCAATCATTGCAAATCACCTCTTTTATAAAAAATAACAGAATACAGCAAAAAGTATTATTGAGGCAGCGTCGACAGGCCAAAACACCCTGGAAACTGGGGAGAGCCTTTGTCCTATCTGTAAATAGAAACACCCTGCCTGCATTGAGCAATATCAGAGCGATTCGCAAACGAACGATTCAAAGCTCTTTTCAAGATTAAATGATAACGATAATCAATGTCAAAGATAATCAGAGGTCATATTTGCTAAATTTTCGCAAATAAGGATGATATTTCTTTGATTAGCTTCCAAAATCTCCTATATTTTCTTATTTTAGAAAAAAAAGGATATAGCGACCTATTATGCAGGAAAGGAAAATATGCCCTCGCTGTCTGTGCTACTGAGACAACGGGAGCATATTCACTCAAATGAAAGAAATCTCTCCATTTTCAATTATCAACTTGCATGATCACCCCAAAATTGATACAATTGATAATGATAATCGTTTTACCCATTTACATCTTATATACAGATATCTTACGCACTCAATGGACACGACGTATCTTTTATTTAACATTCCAAGCGGTTAACAAATCCACAAATTCCGCAGACCTATTCAATCAACGTATGAGCCGGGCAGAGCATCTGCCGGCGAATACGGACTGCCGATCAGTCAGATTTCGCAAATTGCCGGTCACAAAAATGCGGGTAGCTTGGCGGAAACCTTCCGGAAAAATACAGGATTACTGCCTAACGAATACCATAATTAGCCCTGTTAAAATAGATAAATATATGATAAGGGATAAATATTGCTTATCAAAGGGAGAATGTTATGGATTGGAAAACGGAAAAAAGTAACGAATCAGAAGAGCACTGGGTGTTATATAATAACAGGAAATATGTGTTATATTCTTCCCAGAACAGCATGAATTGTGCCCAAGTGACCAACAATTTTGGCAGTGGGCATGTGAAGCAGCTGTTTTCCTGCCCTTTTGCCCAAATCAAAGACTCTGAAATAATATTTTGTGATAGCATATGCGGAGGCGCCAATTTCAGCATGCCACGCATTATGCTATATTTTTG
Proteins encoded in this window:
- a CDS encoding amino acid adenylation domain-containing protein, translated to MIEIGKKNSEIFPPPPQLPFQSSTATVTDKRFLIRREYEIGRDKWNKLQASALAHGFSSLSVLLSAFGEVLGRWSSGSEMTVILLNDSSGHATPEDLFNRMASQPAIPVVFKPVRDENRIEICRRTELQLADSVNRCPATVSSIFPNIAKDSGQDDRQVVVVFSGVLPAFHDSAGTDENMVNNASGSVCDEHHPQEMRMPQVCLHCHVSEHDEEIGITWDVLAELFPLNLPDAMFEVYICLLNWSSEKAWAKQAPDFLPELQRAVREKVNATFVPVKEKLIHQEFFIHAQENPEKEALLWDENGIDRMMTYGELADKALRLAALLSEKGVQQGEAVAVTLPRGPNQVIAVLAVLAAGAVYVPIGVNQPAGRRDRIYRIGGISRLVTDKTEFAVLSTEEKLTVIMTDEADKVSPLPRPVSVNTDALAYVIFTSGSTGEPKGVQIPHRAAYNTILDINTRFSVSASDRVLAVSALDFDLSVYDLFGLLSAGGGIVLLNESTGREALVWLELIRRMNVTVWNSVPALLDMLMIAAGEYGLLPSLRLALVSGDWVGLDLHDRLIKKSQDCRFIALGGATEASIWSNYFEVTSVDPSWSSIPYGAPLTNQCFRVVDRFGRDCPDMVTGELWIGGMGVARGYLGNSELTSKSFINTGENRWYRTGDLARYWSDGILEFLGRADQQVKLRGYRIELGEIEAVLRQYAGISQAVAVISSGTGTQHLVAAVVAGCAPVQVHTVSSVPSNSDSFRNSSREIQSKIAEALIAEILNLAELQNDTGKNLHPGRQLRITDENQSLLQMWLRWLGGRNVITDYDGVLHGGPRIEEVLQYAKTLQRSAVNSNGIIADDPLISSVARRLFQRLDDYRGILSGEISSVVLLDDDILSPESLSSRDSGTIAGIELIAEKIKCISKAAGKPVETALIGGRSGIIAAKLLDMLDPEDISFTLLDSALSMVETAKIHLSSLPHSVNCKRLPEYGVPDQLRYSFDLVLAVNALHRYHDPYQGVAIASLLVRCGGKILALEHCEIMPLAAVTSAVLDRGFADFDHDRRQAYSPMLPAQQWANLFKKAGFNKTSFMPVGDSFTEFIEADCPATRPELDLDCILKFTADHLPPHMLPEKIEILPWLPLSANGKVDRAAVTAVFAFRAEERGGEKPHAGMEQEVAEMWQKLLSSGAIGRKQGFFEIGGDSLLATRFLAGVKEKFGVELSLRQMFELPALFQVASVLESKLMEMKQTMESMEEGEI